The proteins below are encoded in one region of Chrysemys picta bellii isolate R12L10 chromosome 4, ASM1138683v2, whole genome shotgun sequence:
- the LOC101947290 gene encoding integrin alpha-D-like, whose amino-acid sequence MSECPLLDCSMATCKKIQCKITSLEMQQPLEFMIKGNVSFQWVSQTQQQKVSLVSEARIEYEEEKYTQKEGFVQRQVQTVVERSEAYNYLPIIVGSSVGGLVLLALITAALYKLIFFKPQYKQMMEDTVEGEGPRLTQSMLLAIPVSNTPKQ is encoded by the exons ATGAgcgagtgccccctgctg GACTGCTCCATGGCCACCTGTAAGAAGATCCAGTGCAAAATCACCTCCCTGGAAATGCAGCAGCCACTGGAGTTCATGATCAAAGGGAACGTCAGCTTCCAGTGGGTCTCCCAG ACTCAGCAGCAGAAAGTGAGTCTGGTGAGTGAGGCCCGGATTGAATACGAGGAGGAGAAATACACCCAGAAGGAGGGATTCGTCCAGCGCCAG gtGCAGACGGTGGTGGAGCGCTCTGAGGCCTATAACTACCTGCCCATCATTGTGGGCAGCAGTGTGGGGGGTCTGGTCCTGCTGGCTCTCATCACCGCAGCTCTCTAcaag CTCATCTTCTTCAAGCCCCAGTACAAGCAGATGATGGAGGACACTGTGGAGGGCGAGGGGCCTCGCCTGACCCAGAGCATGCTGCTGGCAATCCCTGTTTCCAATACCCCCAAACAATAG
- the LOC135983325 gene encoding zinc finger protein 16-like, with protein sequence MEEKPHKCSDCRKSFKQSSTVRRHQQTHMEERPYKCLQCGKSFADSSKLLRHQRSHTGERPYKCLQCGKSFADSSKLLRHQRSHTGERPYKCLQCGKSFADSSDLLRHQRSHTGERPYICAQCGKSFGHRATLIKHCRTHTDERPYKCDECGKSFSESSKLLEHQRIHTGLKPYKCLNCGKVFCHSSSLTNHQRVHTGERPYKCPECEKTFGRRSMLVRHMRIHTGERPYKCPHCGKAFAVLSVLIQHERIHAGEKPHKCAHCGKCFSDPSVLTRHERIHTGERPYKCVHCGKGFGQSSTHAQHLRTHTGERPYRCDECGKSFSVSSSLVVHQRIHTGERPYKCPDCGKSFSGWPNFSRHLRTHAQE encoded by the coding sequence ATGGAAGAAAAACCCCATAAATGTTCAGACTGCAGGAAAAGCTTTAAGCAGAGCTCGACCGTAAGGAGGCACCAGCAAACCCACATGGAGGAGCGACCCTACAAATGCCTCCAGTGTGGGAAGAGCTTTGCCGACAGCTCTAAGCTACTTCGCCATCAGAGGAGCCACACGGGGGAACGACCCTACAAATGCCTCCAGTGTGGGAAGAGCTTTGCCGACAGCTCTAAGCTACTTCGCCATCAGAGGAGCCACACGGGGGAACGACCCTACAAATGCCTCCAGTGCGGGAAGAGCTTTGCCGACAGCTCCGACCTCCTTCGCCATCAGAGGAGCCACACAGGGGAGCGACCCTACATATGTGCccagtgcgggaagagcttcggGCACCGCGCAACCCTAATCAAGCACTGCAGGACCCACACGGACGAGAGACCCTACAAATGTGAtgagtgcgggaagagcttctcGGAAAGCTCCAAGCTCCTAGAGcaccagaggatccacacaggccTGAAACCGTACAAATGCCTTAACTGCGGGAAAGTGTTCTGCCACAGCTCCTCGCTGACCAACCATCAGCGGGTCCACACAGgtgagagaccctataaatgccctGAGTGCGAGAAGACTTTTGGACGCCGCTCCATGCTCGTGCGACACatgaggatccacacaggggagcgACCTTACAAATGCCCCCACTGCGGGAAGGCCTTTGCCGTTCTCTCAGTCCTGATCCAGCATGAGCGGATCCACGCAGGGGAGAAACCCCACAAATGCGCCCACTGCGGGAAATGTTTCAGCGATCCCTCCGTCCTGACCCGGCATGAGCGCATCCACACAGGCGAGCGACCCTACAAGTGTGTTCATTGCGGCAAGGGCTTCGGTCAAAGCTCCACCCATGCCCAGCATCTGAGaacccacaccggggagcggccctaTAGATGTGAtgagtgtgggaagagcttcagtGTAAGTTCCAGCCTTGTTGTCcaccagaggatccacacaggagagagaccctataaatgtcCGGACTGTGGGAAGAGCTTTAGTGGCTGGCCAAATTTTAGCAGGCATCTGAGGACCCACGCCCAGGAGTAA
- the LOC135983331 gene encoding LOW QUALITY PROTEIN: zinc finger protein ZFP2-like (The sequence of the model RefSeq protein was modified relative to this genomic sequence to represent the inferred CDS: deleted 1 base in 1 codon), with amino-acid sequence MEEKPHKCSDCRKSFKQSSTLRRHQQTHTGERPYKCLQCGKSFADSSKLLRHQRSHTGERPYGCECGKSFADSAKLLEHQRTHTGERPYKCPQCGKSFADSSSLLRHQRSHTGERPCVCAQCGKSFADPSNLLRHQRSHTGERPCVCAQCGKSFADPLNLLRHQKSHTGERPYTCAQCGKSFGQNSSLMKHCRAHTGEKPYRCDECGKSFAQTSNLLEHQRIHTGVKPYKCPDCGRVFCHSSSLTGHRRIHTGERPYKCVICGKSFSQRSNHTQHQRTHTGERPFTCDECGKSFSVRSRLIMHQRIHTGE; translated from the exons ATGGAAGAAAAACCCCATAAATGTTCAGACTGCAGGAAAAGCTTTAAGCAGAGCTCAACCCTAAGGAGGCACCAGCAAACCCACACGGGGGAGCGACCCTACAAATGCCTCCAGTGTGGGAAGAGCTTTGCCGACAGCTCTAAGCTCCTTCGCCATCAGAGGAGCCACACCGGGGAGCGACCCTATGggtgtgagtgcgggaaaagctttgCTGACAGCGCCAAGCTCCTAGAGCACCAgcgaacccacacaggagagcgaCCCTACAAATGCCCCCAGTGTGGGAAGAGTTTTGCCGACAGTTCCAGCCTCCTTCGCCATCAGAGGAGCCACACGGGGGAGCGACCCTGCGTGTGTGCCCAGTGCGGGAAGAGCTTTGCCGACCCCTCCAACCTCCTTCGCCATCAGAGGAGCCACACGGGGGAGCGACCCTGCGTGTGTGCCCAGTGCGGGAAGAGCTTTGCCGACCCCCTC AACCTCCTTCGCCATCAGAAGAGCCACACGGGGGAGCGACCCTACACGTGTGCCCAGTGCGGGAAGAGCTTTGGGCAAAACTCAAGCCTGATGAAGCACTGCAGGGCCCACACAGGCGAGAAACCCTACAGGTGTGAtgagtgcgggaagagcttcgcTCAGACCTCCAACCTCCTGGAGCATCAGAGGATTCACACGGGCGTGAAACCCTACAAATGCCCCGACTGCGGGAGAGTATTCTGCCACAGCTCCTCGCTGACAGGCCATCGGAGGATCCATACTGGTGAGCGACCCTACAAATGTGTCAtctgcgggaagagcttcagccAGAGGTCCAACCACACCCAGCATCAGCGGACCCACACGGGGGAGCGACCCTTTACATGCGATGAATGTGGGAAGAGCTTCAGTGTTCGCTCCAGGCTTATTATGcaccagaggatccacacaggggagtga